In the genome of Phycisphaeraceae bacterium, one region contains:
- a CDS encoding DinB family protein, producing the protein MGHQFEGRDLHQQKHYIAQTIIPGAKRSHGYAQTLLPGIDPKAANLMPKGVKTNHPTFVYGHLSIYPDKLFPMLGRPDLVKGNPARYDELFSPYAECEHDPEGTKYPSLDEVAAHYNERTSALIEFLGGVNDEVLASANPGPMKEMFPTIGSQVAFMLQAHTMMHLGQVSAWRRVMGLGEAMPRPKKP; encoded by the coding sequence ATGGGACACCAGTTCGAAGGTCGTGATCTTCACCAGCAGAAACATTACATCGCGCAGACCATCATCCCCGGGGCGAAGCGCTCGCACGGGTACGCGCAGACGCTGCTTCCGGGCATCGACCCGAAAGCGGCCAACCTGATGCCGAAGGGGGTGAAGACGAATCACCCGACCTTCGTGTACGGGCATCTCTCGATCTATCCGGACAAGCTCTTCCCGATGCTGGGTCGACCCGACCTGGTGAAGGGCAACCCGGCCCGGTACGACGAGCTGTTCTCGCCGTACGCCGAGTGCGAGCACGACCCGGAGGGGACGAAGTACCCCTCGCTCGACGAGGTCGCGGCGCACTACAACGAGCGGACCTCGGCGCTGATCGAGTTCCTCGGGGGCGTGAACGACGAGGTGCTGGCGTCGGCGAACCCCGGGCCGATGAAGGAGATGTTCCCGACGATCGGCTCGCAGGTGGCGTTCATGCTGCAGGCGCACACGATGATGCACCTGGGTCAGGTGAGCGCGTGGCGTCGCGTGATGGGGCTTGGCGAGGCCATGCCGCGACCGAAGAAGCCCTGA
- a CDS encoding transketolase: protein MSFEAAIHAQAIELCKLSLDMCAASGSGHPTTAMSLSHITTVLMFHTMRWSPEHPDYPTSDRLVLSEGHAVPVVYAACAKLGVMVGKDPTERRPLTIEDLVHLRDADSVLDGHPNPEEGFPFFDAATGSLGMGLSVAAGLAEGARLDGYDKKIYCIIGDGESREGQIAEALDFIAERRLCRVLPIFNCNNYGQADKVSNQQSADVLAAKLKAAGYTVHDINGHDPAQIKAAFDAFVALPEEAAPMAVVARTVKGWGSPMMQGGGWHGKPAEGSQLERAKAELDERRAELTSALASTDRFTIQPPPQAPARQFKADELPPLAQTMRKYDMESVLHTGKLATRKAYGVGLRALGHANDRVVVLDADVSNSTFAEYFKKDQALRDRFVECKIAEQNMISAAAGMSAAGFIPFVSTFAKFVTRAYDQIEMAMNSGANIKIVGSHAGISLASDGPSQMSLPDIAWFRSLSTTRDHRGNPGCYILQPADAYAAYALTEAMAEHDGMCYMRTLRPETEFLYNENTVFNLGGFEVLNEGRDVLLVASGYMVHEANKALDGLDRAGVSATLVDLYSLPFDSEALMDLANKNGGYVVTLEDNYGGAIGSAVADAMTESGDAFTLKQMFVRRIPKSARTPEEVMDMCELSHKHIVAGVLELLGVGAV, encoded by the coding sequence ATGTCGTTCGAAGCCGCAATCCACGCCCAGGCCATCGAACTCTGCAAGTTGTCGCTGGACATGTGCGCCGCCTCCGGGAGCGGGCACCCGACCACCGCGATGTCGCTCAGCCACATCACGACGGTCCTCATGTTCCACACGATGCGCTGGAGCCCCGAGCACCCCGATTACCCCACCTCCGACCGCCTCGTCCTCTCCGAGGGCCACGCCGTCCCGGTCGTCTACGCCGCCTGCGCCAAACTGGGCGTGATGGTCGGCAAGGACCCCACCGAACGCCGCCCCCTCACGATCGAGGACCTCGTCCACCTGCGCGACGCCGACTCCGTCCTCGACGGGCACCCCAACCCCGAGGAGGGCTTCCCCTTCTTCGACGCCGCCACCGGCTCGCTGGGCATGGGCCTCTCCGTCGCCGCAGGCCTCGCCGAGGGCGCCCGTCTCGACGGGTACGACAAGAAGATCTACTGCATCATCGGCGACGGCGAGTCGCGCGAGGGCCAGATCGCCGAGGCGCTCGACTTCATCGCCGAGCGCCGCCTCTGCCGCGTCCTCCCGATCTTCAACTGCAACAACTACGGGCAGGCCGACAAGGTCAGCAACCAGCAGTCCGCCGATGTCCTCGCCGCCAAGCTCAAGGCCGCCGGCTACACCGTCCACGACATCAACGGGCACGACCCCGCCCAGATCAAGGCCGCCTTCGACGCCTTCGTCGCGCTCCCCGAAGAGGCCGCCCCCATGGCCGTCGTCGCGCGCACCGTCAAGGGCTGGGGCTCCCCGATGATGCAGGGCGGCGGCTGGCACGGCAAGCCCGCCGAGGGCTCGCAACTCGAGCGCGCCAAGGCCGAACTCGACGAACGCCGCGCCGAACTCACCAGCGCCCTCGCCTCCACCGACCGCTTCACCATCCAGCCCCCGCCCCAGGCCCCGGCGCGCCAGTTCAAGGCCGACGAACTCCCACCCCTCGCGCAGACCATGCGTAAGTACGACATGGAGTCCGTCCTCCACACCGGCAAGCTCGCCACACGCAAGGCCTACGGCGTCGGGCTCCGCGCGCTCGGGCACGCCAACGACCGCGTCGTCGTCCTCGACGCCGATGTCTCCAACTCCACCTTCGCCGAGTACTTCAAGAAGGACCAGGCCCTGCGCGACCGCTTCGTCGAGTGCAAGATCGCCGAGCAGAACATGATCTCCGCCGCCGCTGGCATGTCCGCCGCCGGCTTCATCCCCTTCGTCTCCACCTTCGCCAAGTTCGTCACCCGCGCCTACGACCAGATCGAGATGGCGATGAACTCCGGCGCCAACATCAAGATCGTCGGCAGCCACGCCGGCATCTCCCTCGCCTCCGACGGGCCCAGCCAGATGTCCCTCCCCGACATCGCCTGGTTCCGATCCCTCTCCACCACCCGCGACCATCGCGGCAACCCCGGCTGCTACATCCTCCAGCCCGCCGACGCCTACGCCGCCTACGCCCTCACCGAAGCCATGGCCGAGCACGACGGCATGTGCTACATGCGCACCCTCCGCCCCGAGACCGAGTTCCTCTACAACGAGAACACCGTCTTCAACCTGGGCGGCTTCGAAGTCCTCAACGAGGGACGCGATGTCCTCCTCGTCGCCTCCGGATACATGGTCCACGAGGCCAACAAGGCCCTCGACGGCCTCGACCGCGCCGGCGTCTCCGCCACCCTCGTCGACCTCTACTCCCTCCCCTTCGACTCCGAGGCACTCATGGACCTCGCCAACAAGAACGGCGGCTACGTCGTCACCCTCGAAGACAACTACGGCGGCGCCATCGGCTCCGCTGTCGCCGACGCCATGACCGAGTCCGGCGACGCCTTCACCCTCAAGCAGATGTTCGTCCGGCGCATCCCCAAGAGCGCACGCACCCCCGAGGAAGTGATGGACATGTGCGAGCTCTCGCACAAGCACATCGTCGCCGGGGTCCTCGAGCTCCTGGGCGTCGGCGCCGTCTGA
- the dnaN gene encoding DNA polymerase III subunit beta — MKVICDRPALLDAVNLVNSVVASRTPRPQLTCVKLSATKGKEGGVLTLSATDAEVALRMTTTHVDVQEAGEALVPSAKLTQIISAQESDSTITLDADKEVCHVLGADAKFKVFGYPPGEFPPVPGYTDAAKGARDTFAIHAGDLATIIARTTFATARETSRYAINGVLLKRDGKRIEMVATDGRRLALAKASLTNPAPAGDHPTNCIVPTKALGLVQKLIDESDEVVRIAVTDSQILFAFGEGPGGEPRATLSSNLVEGAFPPYMDVIPKDQDKKASFDRDTLLSGVRRAALLTNEESRGVRLALDKDKLRLSSRAPEMGESEIDVPTSAYDGEPIEIGFNPAFITDALKVIADDSVILELKAPNKPGLFKSGGDFVYVVMPVNLQ; from the coding sequence ATGAAGGTCATCTGCGATCGCCCCGCGTTGCTGGACGCGGTCAATCTGGTCAACAGCGTGGTCGCGTCGCGCACGCCGCGCCCTCAGCTCACCTGCGTGAAGCTGTCGGCGACGAAGGGCAAGGAAGGCGGCGTGCTGACGCTGAGCGCGACGGACGCCGAGGTCGCGCTGCGGATGACGACCACGCACGTGGACGTTCAGGAAGCGGGCGAGGCGCTGGTGCCCTCGGCGAAGCTGACGCAGATCATCTCGGCGCAGGAGAGCGACAGCACGATCACGCTCGACGCGGATAAAGAGGTTTGCCACGTGCTGGGGGCGGACGCGAAGTTCAAGGTGTTCGGGTACCCGCCGGGCGAGTTCCCTCCGGTGCCGGGCTACACGGACGCGGCCAAGGGCGCGCGCGACACCTTCGCGATCCACGCCGGCGACCTGGCGACGATCATCGCGCGGACGACCTTCGCGACGGCGCGCGAGACGAGCCGCTACGCGATCAACGGGGTGCTGCTGAAGCGCGACGGGAAGCGCATCGAGATGGTCGCGACGGACGGTCGCCGGCTCGCGCTGGCGAAGGCGTCGCTGACGAACCCTGCGCCGGCGGGCGATCACCCGACGAACTGCATCGTCCCGACCAAGGCGCTGGGGCTGGTGCAGAAGCTGATCGACGAATCGGACGAGGTGGTGCGCATCGCGGTGACGGATTCGCAGATCCTCTTCGCGTTCGGCGAGGGCCCGGGGGGCGAGCCGCGCGCGACGCTGTCGAGCAACCTGGTGGAGGGCGCGTTCCCCCCGTATATGGATGTGATCCCCAAGGATCAGGACAAGAAGGCGTCGTTCGATCGCGACACGCTGCTGTCGGGCGTTCGCCGCGCGGCGCTGCTGACCAACGAGGAGTCTCGCGGCGTGCGTCTGGCGCTGGACAAGGACAAGCTGCGCCTTTCGAGCCGCGCCCCGGAGATGGGCGAGTCGGAGATCGACGTGCCGACGTCGGCGTACGACGGGGAGCCGATCGAGATCGGCTTCAACCCGGCGTTCATCACCGACGCGCTGAAGGTCATCGCCGACGACAGCGTGATCCTGGAGCTGAAGGCGCCGAACAAGCCCGGGCTGTTCAAGTCCGGGGGCGACTTCGTCTATGTCGTGATGCCGGTGAACCTGCAGTGA
- the plsY gene encoding glycerol-3-phosphate 1-O-acyltransferase PlsY, with the protein MSDTAAFLVALLLAYLAGSIPFGLLLGFARGVDIRAHGSGNIGATNAMRVLGKKVGSLCFALDVLKGLLPTLLLGLWLGVAANRFPTTAQAFTHLALAAATIVGHVFPVWLRFKGGKGVATGFGAMLGVFPQITLPALGALVVWIACARVTRYVSLSSIVAALCLAPFVAAGAMLASRGETIGAFEAAARAWPYWTVGLAMALLVVVRHRENIRRLLDGTERRLGGASRRPGTTPDP; encoded by the coding sequence ATGAGCGACACCGCCGCCTTTCTCGTCGCGCTGCTGCTCGCCTACCTCGCGGGGTCGATCCCCTTCGGGCTGCTGCTGGGGTTCGCCAGGGGCGTGGACATCCGCGCGCACGGGTCGGGGAACATCGGCGCGACCAACGCGATGCGCGTGCTGGGGAAGAAAGTCGGTTCGCTGTGCTTCGCGCTCGACGTGCTGAAGGGCCTGCTGCCCACGCTGCTGCTGGGGCTGTGGCTGGGCGTCGCGGCGAACCGCTTCCCGACGACGGCGCAGGCGTTCACGCATCTGGCGCTGGCGGCGGCGACGATCGTGGGGCATGTGTTCCCGGTGTGGCTGCGCTTCAAGGGTGGCAAGGGCGTCGCGACGGGCTTCGGCGCGATGCTGGGGGTGTTCCCCCAGATCACGCTCCCGGCGCTGGGCGCGCTGGTCGTGTGGATCGCGTGCGCGAGGGTGACGAGGTACGTGAGTCTGTCGTCGATCGTCGCGGCGTTGTGCCTGGCGCCCTTCGTGGCGGCGGGGGCGATGCTGGCGTCGCGCGGCGAGACGATCGGCGCGTTCGAGGCCGCGGCGCGCGCGTGGCCGTATTGGACGGTGGGCCTGGCGATGGCGCTGCTGGTGGTGGTGCGCCATCGCGAGAACATCCGGCGCCTGCTCGACGGGACGGAGCGCCGCTTGGGCGGCGCGTCGCGACGCCCGGGAACGACGCCGGACCCCTGA
- a CDS encoding UbiA family prenyltransferase has protein sequence MTTTTTHHDDEGASAARQRPLWRSLLKLARPKQWAKSVFVLIGPFYGLRDLAAQGYSLRDIAIPAFTAAVLFALASSACYVVNDIADRDADRLHPRKRSRPIASGAVRVPVARVFAACLLVLAFGGLVLLPSPARPWVALFLTLYVGNVFAYSARMKHIVIADVMSLAMGFVLRVMGGCAAVGIAPSIWLLNVTLFLAMFLAFGKRLGERRTLASSRGASPIISGDASAHRPVQSVYTDDLLRMMVVVTGVATLMGYAAYAQAKEADHHGQFPWLWITMLPATYCLLRCIVLLERGEHDDPTELATKDLPFQVSAGAFAVITASWFWFLGNDPGAAAALLTR, from the coding sequence GTGACGACCACCACAACGCATCACGACGACGAAGGCGCCTCCGCGGCGCGACAGCGACCGCTCTGGCGCAGTCTCCTCAAGCTCGCGCGCCCCAAGCAGTGGGCCAAGAGCGTCTTCGTCCTCATCGGGCCCTTCTACGGCCTGCGCGACCTCGCCGCCCAGGGCTACTCCCTGCGCGACATCGCGATCCCCGCCTTCACCGCCGCCGTCCTCTTCGCCCTCGCCAGCAGCGCGTGCTATGTCGTCAACGACATCGCCGACCGCGACGCCGACCGCCTCCACCCGCGCAAGCGCAGCCGGCCCATCGCCAGCGGCGCCGTGCGCGTCCCCGTCGCACGCGTCTTCGCGGCCTGCCTGCTCGTCCTCGCCTTCGGCGGGCTCGTCCTGCTCCCATCCCCCGCCAGGCCCTGGGTCGCCCTCTTCCTCACGCTCTATGTCGGCAATGTCTTCGCCTACTCGGCGCGCATGAAGCACATCGTCATCGCCGACGTCATGAGTCTCGCGATGGGCTTCGTCCTGCGCGTGATGGGCGGGTGCGCCGCCGTCGGCATCGCGCCCTCCATCTGGCTCCTCAACGTCACGCTCTTCCTCGCGATGTTCCTCGCCTTCGGCAAGCGCCTGGGCGAACGACGAACGCTCGCCTCCTCTCGCGGCGCCTCGCCGATCATCTCCGGCGACGCCAGCGCCCATCGACCCGTGCAATCCGTCTACACCGACGATCTCCTGCGCATGATGGTCGTGGTCACCGGCGTCGCAACCCTGATGGGCTACGCCGCCTACGCGCAGGCGAAAGAAGCCGACCACCACGGCCAGTTCCCCTGGCTGTGGATCACCATGCTCCCGGCCACCTATTGCCTGCTGCGCTGCATCGTGCTCCTCGAACGAGGCGAGCACGACGACCCCACCGAGCTCGCCACGAAGGACCTTCCCTTCCAGGTGAGCGCCGGGGCCTTCGCGGTGATCACCGCGTCGTGGTTCTGGTTTCTGGGGAACGACCCCGGCGCGGCCGCGGCTCTGCTGACCCGCTGA
- a CDS encoding cupin domain-containing protein, producing the protein MHPINLHNAFATFTDHWSPRIAAELNGQMVKLVKFEGEFVFHHHDHEDELFLVVKGTMRMDFTDRSELVREGEMIVVPRGVEHRPASVDGECHVLLFEPATTLNTGNAATDPRTRADLERL; encoded by the coding sequence ATGCACCCAATCAACCTCCACAACGCCTTCGCAACCTTCACCGACCACTGGTCCCCGCGCATCGCCGCCGAACTCAACGGGCAGATGGTCAAACTCGTGAAGTTCGAGGGCGAGTTCGTCTTCCACCACCACGACCACGAAGACGAACTCTTCCTCGTCGTCAAGGGCACGATGCGCATGGACTTCACCGACCGCTCCGAACTCGTGCGCGAGGGCGAGATGATCGTCGTCCCCCGAGGCGTCGAGCACCGCCCCGCCAGCGTCGACGGCGAGTGCCACGTCCTCCTCTTCGAGCCCGCCACCACCCTCAACACCGGCAACGCCGCCACCGACCCGCGCACGCGCGCCGACCTCGAACGCTTGTAA
- a CDS encoding UDP-glucose/GDP-mannose dehydrogenase family protein — protein MRLTMVGTGYVGLVTGTCFSNTGNHVTCLDVDPSKIDTLNSGGCPIYEPGLTDLIERNVDAGRLTFTTDKAKAYKDADMIFICVGTPSDESGHADLKYVFGAADDIADVIKSLGKTQKPKTVVVKSTVPVGTTLAVKARIIERIGKEYPFNVANNPEFLKEGAAINDFNKPDRVVCGVENEHTADAMRALYEPFVRQGHPIFIMDILSSEMVKYASNAMLATKISFVNEISNLCEHYGADIKRVREGMCADKRIGNQFLYPGVGYGGSCFPKDVLACISMGDRANHPTTLLKAVHDVNQQQRREFFKKIEKHFASKGGLKGKTVAFWGIAFKPETDDIREAPALTLMQNVLDAGGNVVAYDPVAMDNCRKEMGDSINLVDHMDDALRGADALVISTDWDSFKSPDFETVRELMREPVIFDGRNLYRREAMKTAGFTYYSVGRPPVVNGKDA, from the coding sequence ATGCGTCTCACCATGGTCGGCACCGGATACGTCGGGCTCGTCACCGGCACCTGCTTCTCCAACACCGGCAACCACGTCACCTGCCTCGACGTCGATCCCTCCAAGATCGACACCCTCAACTCCGGCGGCTGCCCCATCTACGAGCCCGGCCTCACCGACCTCATCGAGCGCAACGTCGACGCCGGACGGCTCACCTTCACCACCGACAAGGCCAAGGCGTACAAAGACGCCGACATGATCTTCATCTGCGTCGGAACCCCCTCCGACGAGAGCGGCCACGCAGACCTCAAGTATGTCTTCGGCGCCGCCGACGACATCGCCGACGTCATCAAGTCCCTCGGCAAAACCCAGAAGCCCAAGACCGTCGTCGTCAAGTCCACCGTCCCCGTCGGCACCACCCTCGCCGTCAAGGCGCGCATCATCGAGCGCATCGGCAAGGAATACCCCTTCAACGTCGCCAACAACCCCGAGTTCCTCAAAGAAGGCGCCGCGATCAACGACTTCAACAAGCCCGACCGCGTCGTCTGCGGCGTCGAGAACGAGCACACCGCCGACGCCATGCGCGCCCTCTACGAGCCCTTCGTCCGCCAGGGACACCCCATCTTCATCATGGACATCCTCTCCAGCGAGATGGTCAAGTACGCCAGCAACGCCATGCTCGCCACCAAGATCTCCTTCGTCAACGAGATCTCCAACCTCTGCGAGCACTACGGCGCCGACATCAAGCGCGTCCGCGAGGGCATGTGCGCCGACAAGCGCATCGGAAACCAGTTCCTCTACCCCGGCGTCGGCTACGGCGGCTCCTGCTTCCCCAAGGACGTCCTCGCCTGCATCTCCATGGGCGATCGCGCCAACCACCCCACCACGCTGCTCAAGGCCGTCCACGACGTCAACCAGCAGCAGCGCCGCGAGTTCTTCAAGAAGATCGAGAAGCACTTCGCGAGCAAGGGCGGACTCAAGGGCAAAACCGTCGCCTTCTGGGGCATCGCCTTCAAGCCCGAAACCGACGACATCCGCGAGGCCCCCGCACTCACACTCATGCAGAACGTCCTCGACGCCGGCGGCAACGTCGTCGCCTACGACCCCGTCGCCATGGACAACTGCCGCAAGGAAATGGGCGACTCCATCAACCTCGTCGACCACATGGACGACGCCCTCCGCGGCGCCGACGCGCTCGTCATCTCCACCGACTGGGATTCCTTCAAATCCCCTGACTTCGAGACCGTCCGCGAACTCATGCGCGAACCCGTCATCTTCGACGGCCGAAACCTCTACCGCCGCGAAGCCATGAAGACCGCCGGCTTCACCTACTACTCCGTCGGACGACCCCCCGTCGTCAACGGCAAAGACGCGTAA
- a CDS encoding SDR family oxidoreductase: MVGARTVSLVKRILVTGGAGFLGSHLCDRLVAQGHDVICLDNFFTSQKSNIEHLLGRTNFELIRHDVVNPVWLEVDEIYNMACPAAPGHYQYNPIKTMKTSVMGAINMLGLAKRCRAKVLQASTSEVYGDPEVHPQPESYKGSVNTLGPRACYDEGKRAAETLFMDYHRMHRVNMRIIRIFNTYGPRMHPYDGRVVSNFIRQALKGEDITIYGDGSQTRSFCYCDDLVEGIIRMMNGPDEFVGPVNLGNPGEFTILQLAELVKELTGARSSIVFRPAVADDPMQRQPQIDLAKKWLGGWEPTVQLREGLAKTIAWFKSIDMTKYRAPTPNY, translated from the coding sequence ATGGTGGGAGCCCGCACCGTGTCGCTCGTCAAACGAATCCTGGTCACCGGCGGCGCCGGCTTCCTCGGCTCCCACCTCTGCGACCGACTCGTCGCGCAGGGACACGACGTCATCTGCCTCGACAACTTCTTCACCAGCCAGAAATCCAACATCGAGCACCTGCTGGGCAGGACCAACTTCGAACTCATCCGCCACGACGTCGTCAACCCCGTCTGGCTCGAGGTCGACGAGATCTACAACATGGCCTGCCCCGCCGCACCGGGCCACTACCAGTACAACCCCATCAAGACCATGAAGACCTCCGTCATGGGCGCCATCAACATGCTCGGCCTCGCCAAGCGTTGCCGCGCCAAGGTCCTCCAGGCCTCCACCAGCGAGGTCTACGGCGACCCGGAAGTCCACCCACAGCCCGAATCCTACAAGGGCTCGGTCAACACCCTGGGCCCGCGCGCCTGCTACGACGAGGGCAAACGCGCCGCCGAAACGCTCTTCATGGACTACCACCGGATGCACCGCGTCAACATGCGCATCATCCGCATCTTCAACACCTACGGCCCGCGCATGCACCCCTACGACGGACGCGTCGTCTCCAACTTCATCCGCCAGGCACTCAAGGGCGAGGACATCACCATCTACGGCGACGGGTCCCAGACCCGATCCTTCTGCTACTGCGACGACCTCGTCGAGGGCATCATCCGCATGATGAACGGGCCCGACGAGTTCGTCGGACCCGTCAACCTCGGCAACCCCGGCGAGTTCACCATCCTCCAGCTCGCCGAGCTGGTCAAGGAACTCACCGGCGCGCGCTCCAGCATCGTCTTCCGACCCGCCGTCGCTGACGACCCGATGCAGCGCCAGCCCCAGATCGACCTCGCGAAAAAGTGGCTGGGCGGCTGGGAGCCAACCGTCCAGCTCCGTGAAGGTCTCGCGAAGACCATCGCCTGGTTCAAGTCCATTGATATGACCAAGTACCGCGCGCCCACCCCGAACTACTGA
- a CDS encoding NAD-dependent epimerase/dehydratase family protein, which produces MRVLVTGSSGLIGSEAVTFFDAMNFDVHGVDSNMRKAFFGPKGDTSWNRDRLKKVCKRFTHHEMDIRNREGIEALISKVKPELIIHAAAQPSHDLAAAMPYEDFDTNATGTLNMLEATRRHAPEAVFIQVSTNKIYGDAPNFIKMKELETRWDYDDARYEHGIAEDFQIDRCTHSLFGASKLAGDIMAQEYGRYDSIRLKTGVFRGGCLTGPSHSGVELHGFLNYLVMVALREGDYTIFGYKGKQVRDQIHSYDVINAFWHFAQNPRPGEVYNLGGGKDNAASLLECVEMIAQASGKRPKLTYSETNRIGDHICYYSDMRKFKQHYPKWDWTYSLDRIVEEMVEGVASLQRA; this is translated from the coding sequence ATGCGTGTTCTCGTCACCGGCTCCAGCGGTCTGATCGGCTCCGAAGCGGTCACCTTCTTCGACGCGATGAACTTCGACGTCCACGGCGTGGACAGCAACATGCGCAAGGCGTTCTTCGGGCCCAAGGGGGACACCTCCTGGAACCGCGACCGTCTGAAGAAGGTGTGCAAGCGGTTCACGCACCACGAGATGGACATCCGCAACCGCGAGGGGATCGAGGCGCTGATCTCGAAGGTCAAGCCCGAGCTGATCATCCACGCGGCGGCGCAGCCCAGCCACGACCTGGCGGCGGCGATGCCCTACGAGGACTTCGACACCAACGCGACCGGCACGCTGAACATGCTCGAGGCGACGCGCCGGCACGCGCCCGAGGCGGTGTTCATCCAGGTCAGCACGAACAAGATCTACGGCGACGCGCCGAACTTCATCAAGATGAAGGAGCTCGAGACGCGCTGGGACTACGACGACGCGCGCTACGAGCACGGCATCGCGGAGGACTTCCAGATCGACCGCTGCACGCACTCGCTCTTCGGCGCGAGCAAGCTGGCGGGCGACATCATGGCGCAGGAGTACGGGCGGTACGACTCGATCCGGCTGAAGACCGGCGTGTTCCGCGGCGGGTGCCTGACGGGCCCGAGCCACAGCGGCGTGGAGCTGCACGGCTTTTTGAACTACCTGGTGATGGTGGCGCTGCGCGAGGGCGACTACACGATCTTCGGGTACAAGGGCAAGCAGGTGCGCGACCAGATCCACTCGTACGACGTGATCAACGCGTTCTGGCACTTCGCGCAGAACCCGCGCCCGGGCGAGGTGTACAACCTGGGCGGGGGCAAGGACAACGCGGCGTCGCTGCTGGAGTGCGTGGAGATGATCGCGCAGGCGTCGGGCAAGCGTCCGAAGCTGACCTACAGCGAGACGAACCGCATCGGCGACCACATCTGCTATTACAGCGACATGCGGAAGTTCAAGCAGCATTATCCCAAGTGGGATTGGACCTACTCGCTCGACCGGATCGTCGAGGAGATGGTCGAGGGCGTGGCGTCGCTGCAGCGCGCCTGA
- a CDS encoding glycosyltransferase family 4 protein: protein MRITIINQFYTPDVSPTAHLSASLAEHLSSRGHSVTVVASRGGYVPASRADARAQVDGNPSVRRIWTPQFGKATIVKRCADYAVFYLGALWTLLTLPRQDVVVSLTTPPYIAWAGVAHSWLHPGTKVVLWNMDCYPDAAERLGVMRRGGLASRAMRWMNRRLFRRLDRLVCLDTAMVELLMSQYGPDPSRGGRALPVEVIPNWEKASFFPDRAPGEEWEGVERLGLRGRFVALYLGNTGYGHEFDTALDAAAAMRDEPVTFLFVGGGSRLKEIEEGARARGLSNVVVHGYVAKEQTPALMASAGCALITLRDEALGVMSPSKLHSNLAMRLPVIYIGPEKSNVDDAIRRFGCGVSVRIGEVDRVVESLRGMMRDASLHAGLRAKARAAFDGAYCDLRTMPEFERVLSETTGARSPAEGVSA from the coding sequence ATGCGCATCACGATCATCAATCAGTTCTACACGCCCGATGTCAGCCCGACGGCGCACCTTTCTGCGTCGCTGGCGGAGCATCTGTCGTCGCGCGGGCACTCGGTGACGGTGGTGGCGAGCCGGGGCGGGTATGTGCCGGCGTCGAGGGCGGACGCGCGGGCGCAGGTGGACGGGAACCCGAGCGTGCGTCGGATCTGGACGCCGCAGTTCGGGAAGGCGACGATCGTGAAGCGTTGCGCGGACTACGCGGTGTTCTATCTGGGCGCGTTGTGGACGCTGCTGACGCTGCCGAGGCAGGACGTGGTGGTGTCGCTGACGACGCCGCCGTACATCGCGTGGGCTGGGGTGGCGCACTCGTGGCTGCACCCCGGGACGAAGGTGGTGCTCTGGAACATGGACTGCTACCCGGACGCGGCGGAGCGTCTGGGGGTGATGCGGCGTGGCGGGCTGGCGAGCCGGGCGATGCGCTGGATGAACCGGCGCCTTTTCCGTCGTCTGGACCGGCTGGTGTGCCTGGACACGGCGATGGTGGAGCTGCTGATGAGCCAGTACGGTCCGGACCCGTCGCGCGGGGGGCGTGCGCTGCCGGTGGAGGTGATCCCGAACTGGGAGAAGGCGTCGTTCTTCCCGGATCGCGCGCCCGGGGAAGAGTGGGAGGGCGTGGAGCGTCTGGGGCTGCGTGGGCGGTTCGTGGCGTTGTACCTCGGGAACACCGGGTACGGGCACGAGTTTGACACGGCGCTGGACGCGGCGGCGGCGATGCGGGACGAGCCGGTGACCTTCCTGTTCGTGGGCGGGGGGTCGCGTCTGAAGGAGATCGAGGAGGGGGCGAGGGCTCGCGGGCTTTCCAACGTGGTGGTGCACGGGTATGTTGCGAAGGAGCAGACCCCGGCGCTGATGGCGAGCGCCGGCTGCGCGTTGATCACCCTGCGCGACGAGGCGCTGGGCGTGATGAGCCCGAGCAAGCTTCACTCGAACCTGGCGATGCGCCTCCCCGTGATCTATATCGGCCCCGAGAAGAGCAATGTGGACGACGCGATCCGTCGCTTCGGGTGCGGCGTGAGCGTTCGCATCGGAGAGGTCGATCGCGTGGTGGAGTCGTTGCGGGGGATGATGCGTGACGCGTCGTTGCACGCCGGTCTGCGTGCGAAGGCGCGTGCGGCGTTCGACGGCGCGTACTGCGACCTTCGGACGATGCCCGAGTTCGAGCGCGTGCTGTCGGAGACGACGGGCGCGCGTTCCCCGGCGGAGGGCGTGTCGGCGTGA